TTGattgacagacacacaagctgCTTCAAGAAAAACGAATGTCCCTCGTGTTTTTTCATTAGGATGTCAAGTAGTTCAAGTGACTGAGACACgttgaaaaaaaactgtttcatCAAGTGATCAGAATAAGCTGGGAAACATGTTGAGAAAAAGTCACATTTCACAAATAACCGCGATTGTCAGTCAGGTAGGCTACTCGCACATACGTTATGGAAAGTAACAATATACTTAATAAGAACAATGGGTAACAAACCATGAACATCGGTGTGGCTGATATGGTAAGTGCAGACCTTCCAGTGGGCTTTTTAATGCCTAGGAGGCCATTTTTGTTGTCACAAGCAGGCGTCTTCTGCCTACGTCGTCGCCTTTCCCGTTTCCTCCGTTCTGTTTGTCTTCGATGAAGAGacctgcatgtgtgcatgttttcacaGTCATTAGACATTCTGATGTCATTTTTAGCACCAGTTCAGGCCGGTGTTCTTCACTCGACGTGCACCTGCTAGTGTGTCACAACAATCCCCTTGTCACTCCATTTCCACCAGACAACCGCATGAGAGATCACAAGTAGCTGCAGCTGATGTCACTGTGGCTGGAAAGGGTGCTTGCTGTTTTAATAcacaaggcaaggcaattttatttgtatagcacatttcaacaaggccATTCAAAGTGCGTCAGATAAAACccttaaaaacatccaaacataaaagcaaggagatttacaaATAGTTAAGAACACGTGATGATTGAAACATAAGTCAGTCATTAAaaggatataaaaaaaaaggttaaaatttACAGTGTAATTTAAGAATGTCGACTTCAATAGAAGGAGACTGTACAGATGAGTCTCTAAATAAAGAATTTTATCGTAATACTTAAATgcaaactaacacacacacacacacacacacacacacacacacgatgaaaCTGTGCAAACTACTAATAGTTTGTTTCTACAATATGTAGTTTTGAAATTAATAAATGGGCTAACTTCCATTCCATCTCACCGCACTGCATTTGGGAAATCATCTTTCTCTAAAGAAGCAAAGAGTCAGTGGATCACCGGGCCCGACACGAAGAGCAGCACCAGCactttttaaatagttaaaaaaataaagaaaatctgTTAAAAGCCGCTGGGCACAATTCATTGAGGGAATTACGGTTTACTTTTACTGTGCTGCTCGGTAGCTTTTCACGACTTGTATCTTTTTATTTCCCAATGTACGGTTTGGATGCAAATTGGCTAAAGCTATAATCTGGTCCAGTGCATCAaatggtgacatttttttattaaactgcaGACTGTCcattttaaattataaaaacagaagaaaaaactaaTGCAAATCGCTAAATTGAATTCGTTTAGATGGATAAAATTTTGTTAAGACAAGAAAATAGAGGTTCTTGAAACTGCTGTAAAGCAACAGCAagtaattcatttatttgttagaGTTTGACAGATAGTCCAGTTAGTAGTTTAAAATAGTAATATTCTTGgtaaataatcacaaaaaacaaaaagaatgatTAAAACAACCATTTgagaatgataaaaaaaaatataagttAACTTTGCACTGTTACATTTACAAACAATGAAGACCAttagaaaaatgtcaaaatgtaaaaaggaagAATCCACGGGAGTATTTACAAGCTCTGTACAGGGATTAGAGGAGTGTTCCTGCTGCAAGAAAGCCAGAAGATAATAGTTAAAAGGTTGTACACATTTAACATCCTTTATTTGCACCAGTTCAGATACATTTTACACCCCCCGCTTTCCTTCAAAAGTCATCGCTCTTCTTACCTATAAACGATTGAGCAGATTGTTCTGAATGTCCTCGTACACCTGGTTGTAGATCTCCTCTTTGGACTTCAAACCATCCAGGCACTCTGCGCCGGTTCAAAAGACGACCAGTTAATCGTTTTGAAAAAGCGTACAAAGCAAACTGCTGAAAGTGTAAATCATTTCCACATGGAACATACGGATATTCAAGCCGCTGCTCTCCACCCCTCTCCTGTGCTTCAGGTACATCGGCCACACATGGCCATCAAACAggccgggggggtcggggacagTGTACTCCCTTGTGCTGAAAGCAATACCAAACCGTTAGCGTACATGCACTTTCCTCTAAAGGACTATCAAGGGGAAAACAATGTCAATGACTAGAAAAGAGTAGATGTGAGATTGTACACATGGAAATGCAGTAACTGTAAACTATTATCTGTGTGTACACTCACCATCTCCTTCTCTTGCACTCCTCGTAGGGAATCGTGATGAAATAGCTCTTGTCGAAAACATCCTGCAGAGGCCTAGAGGGCACGCCAACAAAGTCACATTCAAGTGAAAAGGACAATCATGCAACTGCGCATACTGTCTCTTATCTATCTCCCTGCAGCATGTTTGATATTCATTTCTAGCGCACAGTGACGACCAGAGTTTCTTAAGGACACCTGCTCGCGTCCACCGAAACCCTTATCTTTAACTGCAGGACCTGCCCAAGGGGGTCCGTGTACGCGTGCCAATATCTAGTACGCAAAATCAACATGTGACAATGCAGAACTGACCAGATATGCAATCTTTGTCGTCGTGCATCTCAGAATTTGCGGTTGcccttcatttaaaatgatttaatatgattaacatatttaaaaaatgattaaaaaaaaaaaaaaaacataatttgtccacaatacattttacattgtgAATATAAAAACTAAAAGCATCAATTATAATCTATGCAGAACAACTGAAAAACAAGTACTTTTAAGAAGTGGTTTATAGGTCAATCGAAATTTCACACAGATAAACGGTGATAAACATCTACTTACGGGTAGTTGAAGAGCAGGAAGCCCTCCACGATCAGAATGTGGGTCCGCTCGTCTGCGTTGGCCACGTCGGAGGCAGGAGACAGAGGGACTCCGTGGGAACGAGCAAACTTCACCGGGTTCTCAATCCAGCCTTTGACTGTGTTGGTCATGGCCTCCATATCCATAGCTGTGATGACTACAGACAACGGGTTGATAGAAGAGGGTGACGATGGACAGGATAGATGAATTAAAATTTGACATTAGTCAAGGGTGCAAGAATGAGGAAACACGTTTCCTAAAGCTGAATGTTGTGTGCATGTAATGTTGGAGGGAAGAGGTATACGACATTAAAGTGTAAACAATAAGTCACGTGCAGTCTTCCGTGAAGGCTTACCATCCCATTGTCTAAAGCCGTCCTCCCCGACTTCGATCTGATCGGGTTTCTGAAATAACATTCACCAATAAAACATTGCTGCAACCTCACAGCGCTGAACACAAGTTGCAGAGTCTACTCGCATGCCAGAGAACTATCGCCAAAGAATATAAAAACCAAAAACTAACTGATAAAATGACACAGCTGTAATGATTTAACGGAAACATTAAAGCCAAGACTATATAAAAGAAAATTAGAAAGTAGCTACATCAAGTCATGTTAGAGTAACATTTGTCGATTGAAGGCTGTACGATTATATAAAATGCCTTCAAATCGAAAATTCAAAAGGACACAAGATAGCAAACTCATGACTGAAGCAGTGAGTCAGTCACTACACCTTCCATGCAGAGTTAAATGAGGACACATTTggctgaaaacaacaacatttatccGTTTGCTAAAACTCACCTTGAAAAAGTCGTCTTGGTGCACAACACAGCAGTTGGGCAGAGTCTTGATCAACTTATTGGTCAGGGTGGTTTTGCCGCCATTAGTGACCCTGTGGACAAAAATGATGATTTCAAAAAATGAAGAGATGACAAATGAACGTgttgcacacaaagacacagagtgTAATTTGCTTACATGGTAGGTTTAGTTTATTTGGTATgcagaaacaaaaatatataaaaacaaacaaatggtgccgagtaaaaagcacatgcgcagtctaaataaaaacagactttCCTCACAGAACGGTTTGTATATTAATGCTGGACATGACGTGGACATGGTCGTTATGTGGAGTCTCCCTCCACTTTGGAACGATCCTCGCGGTGAATTTCAAATGTCCCGCTTGATCTTAACAACAAACCAATGACCAGAACGCTGGTGAGAAACTTGTGCGGGAAGACGATGTTTAAACGAGTTTCCCAAAAAAAAAGGACGACCGCCATCAACCGGAAGCCAACGTGAGTCACTTACGAAGAGAACGAATTTATGTGAAGCACCGGTGCACGTATAACGGCAGATAGCTCGACGAACCATAACAGAACAGTCAGCCTACAAACAAATATCAGTTAAGGAATAACTTTGGGTTACTAAGATAGAAGTAACGTTAACGGTGGATATAAACGCACATTAACACTACGAGCGCAATGTTACTGAATCTCAAGACGTTATTTCATAGAAATATTAAACTCACCCGCCAATTCCGATGATGTAGGACTTCATCTCTCCGTCTCTTCTCGGCAGTCCTGCTAAACGCCCGCTGAACAAACAGTCAAAAGCACTTTCACAAtaagtgaagaatgaaaaacaacGAGTCGACCGGCTCAAAAAGTCGTAAATTTAACTCGTAGCGATAGCTGTGTTCGTCTCTGCTGCTCCATTTAGTGATCACGCGAGGCACTGGGCTTTAATCCAGCCTGCTTCCTCCTACGTCACCACGCACGCAAGCACAGGGCGTCCTCGTGGTCGGTGTTAAGTCCTTCTCGCAGCAGCCAATCAGTGCGCACATTGCTCCAgctgccagccaatcgcagccCCCCAAACTgtcatatatttacatatttctaAGCACCTGCTCGCGTCCAAAACAGTGATGATGAGCGGCTGGTCCTTTCACCTACGACCGACACTGTGCTGTAATATAACAGCTCTTTTGTtccactttt
This Gasterosteus aculeatus chromosome 8, fGasAcu3.hap1.1, whole genome shotgun sequence DNA region includes the following protein-coding sequences:
- the mibp gene encoding muscle-specific beta 1 integrin binding protein — translated: MKSYIIGIGGVTNGGKTTLTNKLIKTLPNCCVVHQDDFFKKPDQIEVGEDGFRQWDVITAMDMEAMTNTVKGWIENPVKFARSHGVPLSPASDVANADERTHILIVEGFLLFNYPPLQDVFDKSYFITIPYEECKRRRCTREYTVPDPPGLFDGHVWPMYLKHRRGVESSGLNIQCLDGLKSKEEIYNQVYEDIQNNLLNRL